From the genome of Cloacibacillus sp. An23:
CGTCTTCACCGCATCGGCGCGTCCGAGCACCATGACTAGTATGCTCCTGTCGCTCATCGCCTCGGCGACGGCCTTCTCCGCCGCTTTCGGATCTGAAGGCAGGTCGAAGCCTATGACTTTGAGCTTGTATTCGCCGCGCGAAAGCCCGCGCACGTTTACGCGCTCGACGGCGAGCTGAGCGGCCTTGAGCTGCACGTGCGAAAGCCGGGCCGCAGGCCCGGACATCGGCGCGAAGAACGCTATACGCAGCTCGTCGCCCGACGGCGTCCTCTGATTGCCTATCTGGAAGAAAAGCGCGACGAGCACAAGCAGCGAAGCGATAAGAATTATCCCGTTATACAGCGACTTGGTGCGGATGCGCATAGTACGCGGCCTGTTCGCGACGCCGCCAGATATCTTCTTAAGATTGCCCGGCACGGCGACGACGGCCTTATCGTGCTCTTCCACGTCCGAGCCGCCGTACTCCATCTCCATCAGCCAGCCGACGAGCCGCATGACGTCGTCCGCCTGCTCCTCCGTAAAGCCGAGCTGCGAGACCAGCGCCGGGCGGTAGTCTGCGCCGTGCTTGGCATACTCTCGGCGCGACGGCCGCCAGCCGCACTTCAGCAGAAAGCGCAGCGCGAAGGTCAGGTGAAAGGTATCCTCCGGGCGCAGCGAGGAACGATCCTCGAGAAACTGCGCGAGACGGTCCGGGTCCTCAAGTATCTTTATACCGTAGCTGTCTATGATCTCCGTCAAAACGGCGCGAATATCGTCCGGCATTGCTTCACTCCTCATCCATTCGCCTAGTATACCCCAAAGAGCGCGCTATTTGAATTTCACGAATTGTAAAATTTACCTGCGGATGCTAAGGTTAAGCGAAAGGAGGCGAGTTTGATGAAGTTTCCCCCGGCTTTAGGCACAATGCGGCTTCTGGCCGCGGCGCTTGTTTTCGCCGCCGCGTCGGTCGCCGGATGGCGCGCCGATTCACTGGCGCTGCTGCGCAGGGACGGCAGCGCGCTGTTCGAGCTTCCCGTCCCTAACGGCTACAGGTTCGCCACAGGATACACGCACTCCGTAGAACTCACGCCGGTCGAGGACGAGTACGCGGTCGCCTGCTGCGCGGTATGGGGCTGGCGCGAGCGGGTCAAATCCTCAAACGCCGGTATGCCGAGCATCGCGCCGAAGCACGGGAAATATATCAACACGGAAGAGTGGCTCGTCTTCCAGGGCGGCAGGACGCCGTGGCGGCGCTTCTACCTGCGCGTCGGCGACGAACGTTTCGGGCGCAACTGGATAGAACTTCCGCCATACGGACGCGCGCGGCTTTACAAAATATCGCCCGGCGAACGCCTGACGGTAACGTCCGTAAAAAAGCCGCCGGCGCTCGCGCCGTACCGCGGCCTTGAACTTCTCGAAAAACGCTAAAACGGACGCGCCTCTGCGGCGACACAGACGACGCCGCATAGCGCGAAAGCGGCCGCCGCTATATCCGAGCGCCCTCGCGTCAGCATCGCGGCGAAGCGCGGCGCGAATCCGGCGGCGGCGCATACGGCGGCGGCCTTGACCCAGAAAAAAACGAAATCGCAGAAAAATCCCCAAACGCCGCCTGCCCCCACAACCACCGAAGGGTTCCACGGAAGCAGCAAAGCGACGGTAAGAGCCGCGTAAAGCAAAGGACGAAGCCCGCCGTCATCAAATCGGATCGAAGCGCAGCCTTCCTCACGACGCCCGGCGTTTTCAGGAAAAGCACAGAGAAGCGCAAGAAAAAGAAAACTCATGCCGGCCCTGCCCCACGCGCCCGAGACGGACCAAAGCGGCATGACGGAATAGGTGCCGAGGCAGCCGAGAGCGCCGGGAACGCCAGCGCTCGATACAAAAAGCGCCGAAGCCCCCCACGCTGCGCAAAAAACCACAAAAAAGCTCCCAAGCCTTCGTTCCGAGCGCGGACGAACAAAAGCGGACAGCAGCATCAGAACAGCGACTGCGAAGCCGCCGTACTC
Proteins encoded in this window:
- a CDS encoding DUF1850 domain-containing protein: MKFPPALGTMRLLAAALVFAAASVAGWRADSLALLRRDGSALFELPVPNGYRFATGYTHSVELTPVEDEYAVACCAVWGWRERVKSSNAGMPSIAPKHGKYINTEEWLVFQGGRTPWRRFYLRVGDERFGRNWIELPPYGRARLYKISPGERLTVTSVKKPPALAPYRGLELLEKR